A genomic stretch from Methanobrevibacter olleyae includes:
- a CDS encoding aspartate dehydrogenase encodes MIVGIVGCGAIANTIVNEIMSEEGIEIKYFYDRDIERAENLAHIANGIAIIKLEDMLDKVDLVVEAASPIALKNIAIPILEKGIDLMVMSVGALMDKEFRENVHNTARKHKAKVYAPSGAIVGLDGIKAASIGKITQASLTTRKAPKSLGREVEEEEILFEGKAHEAVEKFPVNINVAASLSIACNMDIDVKIIVDPKVDRNVHEVLVKGDFGEFRTSSENVPFAANPKTSMLAAFSAIKLLRSFNESFSVGT; translated from the coding sequence ATGATTGTAGGTATTGTAGGATGTGGAGCTATTGCAAATACAATAGTTAATGAAATCATGTCTGAAGAAGGAATAGAAATCAAGTATTTCTATGATCGTGATATTGAAAGAGCAGAAAATCTAGCACACATTGCTAATGGAATAGCTATTATTAAATTAGAGGATATGTTGGATAAAGTTGATTTGGTTGTAGAAGCGGCTTCACCAATTGCTTTAAAGAATATTGCTATACCTATCTTAGAAAAAGGTATAGATTTAATGGTTATGAGTGTTGGAGCATTGATGGATAAGGAATTTAGAGAAAATGTTCATAATACTGCTCGAAAACATAAGGCTAAAGTATATGCTCCATCTGGTGCAATTGTAGGTTTAGATGGTATTAAAGCGGCATCTATTGGTAAAATCACACAGGCTTCTTTAACTACAAGAAAAGCACCTAAATCATTAGGCCGTGAAGTTGAAGAAGAAGAGATTCTATTTGAAGGAAAAGCTCACGAAGCTGTTGAAAAGTTTCCAGTAAATATTAACGTAGCTGCTTCTTTAAGTATTGCTTGTAATATGGATATTGATGTTAAAATTATTGTAGATCCTAAGGTAGATAGAAATGTTCATGAAGTTCTAGTTAAAGGTGATTTTGGTGAATTTAGAACAAGCTCTGAAAACGTTCCATTTGCTGCAAATCCAAAAACAAGTATGTTAGCTGCATTTTCAGCTATCAAATTATTAAGAAGCTTTAACGAATCTTTCTCAGTAGGGACATAG
- a CDS encoding tRNA(His) guanylyltransferase Thg1 family protein: protein MKDYEIYSTMKVPKNSKIILRLDGRKFHSLARALKLSKPYDDRFYKIIANVCIDIFNQFSPKFIYAFSDEISILLDEIPFSARVEKINSVFSSIASSSFTYHLLNDYSSEFNLDKLSDNDRNIVFPISFDSRIIPIDDESIAKYFKWRQDEAWRNCINGYGIWALKKEYGTKEANEKIKGLNSNEIHDLLFERGINLNDIDTWKKRGIGIYKKSWEIEGFNPVKGEKTVSTRSEVYVDYELEIFNREFFNNLK, encoded by the coding sequence ATGAAGGATTATGAAATTTATTCAACAATGAAGGTTCCAAAGAACTCTAAGATTATTTTACGTTTGGATGGCCGTAAATTTCATAGTTTGGCAAGGGCTTTAAAACTTTCAAAACCTTATGATGATAGATTTTATAAGATTATTGCTAATGTTTGCATTGATATTTTTAATCAGTTTTCACCTAAATTTATTTATGCCTTCTCAGATGAAATCAGTATTCTCCTAGATGAAATTCCATTTTCAGCTAGAGTTGAGAAGATAAATTCAGTATTCTCTTCAATCGCTTCAAGTTCCTTTACATATCATCTATTAAATGATTATTCAAGTGAATTTAATTTAGACAAACTATCAGACAATGATAGGAATATTGTATTTCCCATATCCTTTGATTCAAGAATAATTCCAATAGATGATGAATCTATAGCTAAGTACTTCAAATGGAGACAAGATGAAGCTTGGAGAAATTGTATCAATGGATATGGCATTTGGGCACTGAAGAAAGAATATGGTACCAAAGAAGCTAATGAAAAAATTAAAGGATTAAACTCAAATGAAATTCATGATCTATTATTTGAGAGAGGAATAAACCTAAATGATATTGATACTTGGAAAAAGAGAGGCATTGGCATTTATAAAAAATCATGGGAAATAGAAGGTTTCAATCCAGTAAAAGGAGAAAAAACAGTATCTACACGTAGTGAAGTTTATGTTGATTATGAATTAGAAATTTTTAATAGAGAGTTTTTTAATAATTTGAAATAA
- a CDS encoding tRNA-binding protein, protein MWDTAKDYRILIALKARELFLRTVQTGSFRGNWNKKATIEEAKRMEPDLQSLLYCYLEGDTLANCEDVEKLEDKAYRIIEFLGGEDWAHKFMSNTPKEDREKTEENIAKVRFFLDTILGLRLRFKFGPIDDPIIGIDVKVGEIMSVSKHPNADSLMICNVNVGKRSLKVVTNDLNVKEGNRVGVSLLPPASFMEIVSEAMFLGMDGSILKEVNGELGQMPSGIPMDSLKETKNMIETFLKP, encoded by the coding sequence ATGTGGGACACTGCTAAAGATTATAGGATTTTGATTGCTTTAAAAGCAAGAGAATTATTCTTAAGAACTGTTCAAACTGGTAGTTTTAGAGGTAATTGGAATAAAAAAGCTACTATTGAAGAAGCTAAAAGGATGGAGCCGGATTTACAATCTTTACTTTATTGTTATTTAGAAGGAGATACACTAGCGAATTGTGAAGATGTTGAAAAATTGGAAGATAAGGCTTATAGAATCATTGAATTTTTAGGTGGAGAAGACTGGGCACATAAGTTTATGTCAAATACTCCTAAAGAGGATAGAGAAAAAACTGAAGAAAATATTGCTAAGGTTAGATTTTTCTTAGATACTATTTTAGGACTTAGATTAAGATTTAAATTTGGCCCAATTGATGATCCGATTATTGGTATTGATGTAAAAGTTGGAGAGATTATGAGTGTTAGTAAACATCCTAATGCTGATTCTCTTATGATTTGTAATGTAAATGTTGGAAAAAGATCTTTAAAAGTTGTTACTAATGATTTAAATGTTAAAGAAGGTAATAGAGTAGGTGTTTCATTACTTCCTCCAGCAAGCTTCATGGAAATTGTTTCAGAAGCTATGTTTTTAGGTATGGATGGCAGTATTTTAAAAGAAGTTAATGGTGAATTAGGTCAAATGCCTAGTGGTATTCCTATGGACTCTTTAAAAGAAACTAAAAATATGATTGAAACTTTCCTAAAACCTTAA
- a CDS encoding class I SAM-dependent methyltransferase, translating into MKESLDLSAVSETMLVPVYARALENKRKNPAFYDETAIKIVNNLDYDFAKRFKASKNKMNFWGCSSRTIILDREVNSYIKENPNSSIVNLACGLDDRFNRVDNGRIMWYNIDFKDVMSLREKFIDKNDRVVNISSSVLDFSWIDKIENKNKVLIIAEGFLMYLPEEDVKKLFLKISESFKEVELLLEIMSRWMVKNQKKHDTIKQTGAVFKWGVNRTKDFENLCPSFKIISDYNLTDEMKRYSPIFIRLISPFLKSRNNRIGKFVKIL; encoded by the coding sequence ATGAAAGAAAGTTTAGATTTATCTGCAGTTAGTGAAACAATGCTTGTTCCTGTATATGCAAGAGCTTTAGAGAACAAAAGAAAAAATCCTGCATTTTATGATGAAACAGCTATAAAAATCGTTAATAATCTTGATTATGATTTTGCTAAACGATTTAAAGCCTCTAAAAATAAAATGAACTTTTGGGGATGCTCTTCAAGAACAATTATATTAGATAGGGAAGTTAATAGCTATATAAAAGAAAATCCAAATTCTTCAATAGTTAATTTAGCTTGTGGTTTAGATGATAGATTTAATCGTGTGGACAATGGAAGAATAATGTGGTATAATATTGATTTTAAGGATGTTATGAGTTTAAGGGAGAAATTCATAGATAAAAATGATAGAGTTGTTAATATTTCATCTTCAGTACTTGACTTTAGTTGGATAGATAAAATAGAAAATAAAAATAAGGTTTTAATTATAGCTGAAGGCTTTTTAATGTATCTACCTGAAGAAGATGTAAAAAAACTATTTTTAAAAATTTCTGAAAGCTTTAAAGAGGTTGAGTTACTTTTAGAGATAATGTCTCGTTGGATGGTAAAGAATCAAAAAAAGCATGATACTATTAAACAAACTGGAGCTGTATTTAAATGGGGTGTAAATAGAACTAAAGATTTTGAAAATCTTTGTCCATCATTTAAAATAATTAGTGATTATAATTTAACAGATGAAATGAAAAGATATTCTCCCATTTTTATTAGATTAATTTCTCCATTTCTAAAGTCTAGAAATAATAGAATAGGAAAATTTGTTAAAATATTATAG
- a CDS encoding Mov34/MPN/PAD-1 family protein — protein sequence MGFEDLVSKMNEKNQFEKVCVDNGVIDSVVFYSKKSYPNEFLAMFDGYVKDKVLYITGLLFLPGERSHTSASFNDWLIPPNQKKWGSVHSHPGNNANPSHADLMTFSKHGPFHIILCEPYSLETMKAYDAYGMPSRFEVGNYSDSNQDLIFEDLKEIKEELDEIGEEELNPSFFDLDKDLSYFDDDREKTNKYSHEFDGSNLDSSNNSFKQSNNYSPYNVSDDELGSIDLNPKVVEIGGESINGQSPKLGIVIEFRDGKPILKGFKNRNDENLDDDNIE from the coding sequence ATGGGATTTGAAGATTTAGTATCAAAAATGAATGAAAAGAATCAATTTGAAAAGGTATGCGTTGATAATGGAGTAATTGATTCTGTAGTTTTTTATTCTAAAAAATCATATCCTAATGAATTTTTAGCTATGTTTGATGGTTATGTTAAAGATAAGGTTCTTTATATAACTGGATTGCTGTTTTTACCTGGTGAAAGATCACATACAAGCGCATCTTTTAATGATTGGCTAATTCCGCCTAATCAGAAAAAATGGGGTTCTGTACATTCTCACCCTGGAAATAATGCAAATCCCTCTCATGCTGATTTGATGACTTTTTCTAAACATGGCCCATTTCATATAATCCTTTGTGAACCATATTCTTTAGAAACAATGAAAGCTTATGATGCTTATGGCATGCCTAGTAGATTTGAGGTAGGCAATTATTCAGATTCTAATCAAGATTTAATTTTTGAAGATTTAAAAGAAATCAAAGAGGAACTTGATGAAATAGGTGAAGAAGAGCTCAATCCATCATTTTTTGATTTAGATAAGGATTTATCATACTTTGATGATGATAGGGAAAAAACTAATAAATATTCTCATGAATTTGATGGTTCTAATTTAGATAGTTCAAATAATTCTTTTAAGCAATCTAATAATTATAGTCCTTATAATGTATCTGATGATGAATTAGGCTCTATTGATTTAAATCCAAAAGTAGTTGAGATAGGTGGAGAATCTATAAATGGCCAAAGTCCTAAGTTAGGTATTGTAATTGAATTTAGAGATGGTAAACCTATTTTAAAAGGATTTAAAAATAGAAATGATGAAAATTTAGATGATGATAAT
- a CDS encoding lactaldehyde dehydrogenase, with translation MKFLINGEFIDKSDHYDVINPYNGEIVDTVPIAYRNDVDKAIESANNAKKTLNDLSAKEVSNNLLDSSRELEKEGENIAKLIVAEAGKPYKQAIIEIQRSVETLQFAAEEAKRIYGESVPIDASGSTDTRFLAFTKKVPLGVVGAISPFNYPVNLALHKIAPAIAAKNTVVMKPSMEAPLSALRLVEIINNHFPSGVINSVTGYGSEVGDAIVVSPYVNKISFTGSVATGLFISSRAGMKKLTLELGGNDPLVVLSDANIEKAVNAAVSGAFLFSGQVCIGVKRIILDNKIADEFIDLFAKKANKLKMGNPMDESTDIGPLINENAAINVEVSVNNAIENGAELILGGNRKDCFFEPTILDNVNGSMNLVAEETFGPIAPIIRIDGIDEAIKVANDTQYGLQAGVFTENIHSALRCANEIDAGSVLINKESTFRTDAMPFGGFKSSGIGKEGIKYAVEDMCKTKLIAFNCE, from the coding sequence ATGAAATTCTTAATTAATGGTGAATTTATAGATAAATCAGACCATTATGATGTTATTAATCCATATAATGGGGAAATTGTAGATACAGTACCAATTGCATATAGAAATGATGTTGATAAAGCTATTGAATCAGCTAATAATGCAAAGAAAACATTAAATGACTTATCTGCAAAAGAAGTTTCAAATAATCTTTTAGATTCTTCTAGGGAGCTTGAAAAAGAAGGTGAAAATATAGCTAAATTAATTGTTGCTGAAGCTGGAAAACCTTATAAACAAGCTATTATTGAGATTCAAAGATCTGTAGAGACTCTACAATTTGCTGCTGAAGAGGCTAAAAGAATCTATGGTGAATCTGTACCTATTGATGCCTCTGGCTCTACTGATACAAGATTTCTGGCATTTACTAAAAAAGTACCTTTAGGTGTAGTGGGAGCAATATCTCCATTTAATTATCCTGTTAATTTAGCACTGCATAAAATAGCTCCTGCTATTGCAGCTAAAAATACTGTAGTTATGAAACCTTCTATGGAAGCACCATTATCTGCTTTAAGGTTGGTTGAAATAATTAACAACCATTTTCCAAGTGGTGTAATTAACTCTGTAACTGGCTATGGAAGTGAGGTAGGGGATGCAATAGTGGTATCTCCATATGTAAATAAAATTTCATTTACAGGTAGTGTAGCTACTGGCTTGTTTATCTCATCAAGGGCAGGAATGAAAAAATTAACTTTAGAATTAGGTGGAAATGATCCATTAGTTGTTTTAAGTGATGCGAATATTGAAAAGGCAGTAAATGCAGCAGTTTCAGGTGCATTTTTATTTTCAGGTCAGGTTTGTATCGGTGTTAAAAGAATCATTTTAGATAATAAGATAGCTGATGAATTCATTGATTTGTTTGCAAAAAAAGCAAATAAGCTTAAAATGGGAAACCCTATGGATGAATCTACCGATATTGGTCCTCTAATTAATGAAAATGCAGCTATTAATGTTGAAGTATCTGTAAATAATGCAATTGAGAATGGAGCAGAATTGATTTTAGGAGGAAACCGTAAAGACTGTTTCTTTGAACCTACTATTTTAGATAATGTTAATGGATCTATGAATTTAGTTGCAGAGGAAACTTTTGGCCCAATTGCACCTATTATTCGAATTGATGGTATTGATGAGGCTATTAAAGTAGCTAATGATACACAATATGGCCTTCAAGCAGGAGTATTTACAGAAAATATTCACAGTGCTTTAAGATGTGCAAATGAAATCGATGCAGGTTCTGTATTAATAAATAAAGAATCTACATTTAGAACTGATGCTATGCCTTTTGGTGGATTTAAGTCAAGCGGTATAGGTAAAGAAGGAATCAAATATGCAGTTGAAGATATGTGTAAAACTAAATTAATTGCATTTAATTGCGAATAA
- a CDS encoding PRC-barrel domain-containing protein: protein MVEVSSLYDLDIYTLAGQYVGQVHDVVLNIRYGTISRLQVKALEPERKSAGFRDIFRGGFQFVPEEEVGRTFQEGLLNIEFDRVTAIGDIMLIDPQDLKRPKPPVAGEEMSIRPKPDPVREAPKEAPVEAPIPGQQ from the coding sequence ATGGTAGAAGTTTCCTCTCTTTATGATTTGGATATATATACATTGGCAGGACAATATGTAGGTCAAGTTCATGACGTAGTTCTTAATATTAGATATGGAACTATCTCTAGACTTCAAGTGAAAGCTTTAGAACCTGAAAGGAAAAGTGCAGGTTTCAGAGATATCTTTAGAGGCGGATTTCAGTTTGTTCCTGAAGAAGAAGTAGGTAGAACCTTCCAAGAAGGCTTACTTAATATAGAGTTTGATAGGGTTACTGCTATTGGAGACATTATGTTAATTGATCCTCAAGATTTGAAAAGACCTAAACCTCCAGTTGCAGGGGAAGAAATGTCTATACGCCCAAAACCTGACCCAGTTAGAGAAGCTCCAAAAGAAGCTCCTGTAGAAGCTCCTATACCGGGACAACAATAG